Genomic segment of Pontibacter liquoris:
GCAGATCGTAAAGAATACCACGGGTGCCCTGAAGTATAACCTCAACAAGATTCTGCATGCCGACGATATCCTGGCTTTTCAGCAACTGGTGCGCCGCGTGCCGGTGGTTGATAACGTGGTGGAGTATGCCGTAAAACTGGTGCACAGCACCCGGCCAAATGAACCCATGGGCTCGCAGCAGGCCAGCCAGTACCTGGAATGGGGTGCCGGCCCCCGCGCCTCGCAGCACCTGATTGTGGGTGCCAAATGCAACGCCCTGCTCAACGGCAAGTATAGCCCCGACATTGAGGACGTGCAGGCGGTAGCCCTTCCGATCCTGCGCCACCGCATCGTACGCAACTTCAAAGCCGAAGCCGAAGGCATCACCGTCAGCCAGATCATTCGGGAGTTGCTGTAAGCCAATTCTGAATGAATGAGTTTCGAATGAGCGAATGGGTATGCTCTCCCAGTTCTGTCATCTTGTAAAGATCTTGGTTGCGCTGTATAGAAGCAGTAGCTACTCGCCAACAAGATCCTTTCAGGATGACATGAAGAAGATTCTATCCTTCGTTCATCCCATCATTCAAAATCCCGTTCATTGCAATCCACTCAAATTGGTGTAATTTTGCGTTGATATTTTATTTACTCTAATCACCCTTTATACTTATGGAAGCGGCTGCCTTATACCTGCGCTTTAAAGAGAACCTGGCCACCATTGTTGGTGCCCTGCATAGCAAGCTGGAAAGACGTACCATGCCTTTCGAAACCACTATTCCGCTGGAGGTAGACCTGCTGGCCGATGTGCTGCGGCTGCACGGCCTGGAGTTTAGTTCTTCCACGCCCGGAGCGTTGCGCCTGGATGATTTCCAACGTTGGTTTCTGCAACAGGAAGAGCAGGTAAGTAGCGTCCTGCACCGGGTGCTGGAAGACAAAAAAGCCTATATGCGAACAACCACCGGCGTGGTCCTGCAAAAAGAAATGCTGATGCGTCGCTTGGAATTCATCAACGAAACAGCGCATACGCTCAGCGTGATGCTGGAGCAGCAGCAACTGGGCAGCCCCAAGCACCACAACTACCCGTTCCTGAATGCCTAAGAAGTATACTTTATAAAAGCGAAAGCCACTCCATACTTACGGAGTGGCTTTCGCTTTTATAAGAGGTAGGCCATTCTATGCATCTTGGCTCCGGATAGAAGTATGGCTCTCCCGGGAGTGCTTCAGCTTTAGCTTGCCGTCCGGCTGCGCTTTCATACTTTCTGCGGCCTGGTCGCCGGCAGGGCCTTTGGCTATCAGCGTGCCGCCATCTACCGGGAAAATGGCTCCGGTAACGTAAGATGCCTCATCAGACGCGAGGAACAGGTAAACGTTGGCCACTTCTTCCGGGGTGCCGCGGCGGCCCATCAGCGTGCCTTTCGTTACCATCTGCTCCATCTGGCTATCCATTGGTCCGGTCTCCTTGTGCGTCCAACCTGTATCGATCGGCCCTGGCGCCACAATATTGCTCCGAACCCCTTTCTGGGCCTGCTCTGCTGCCAGGCCTTTGGCAAAGGCATGTATAAAGCCTTTTGTGCCGCCGTAGGGCGCATTTTGGGCCAGCCCCAACGCCCCTGACTCGGATCCGGCGCTTACAATGTTGCCCCTGGTTTTCTGCAGCTCCGGCAGCGCCGCCTTGCTCATGGCAAAAGCCGTCCGGATGTTGTTTTTCAGCAGGTAGTCGAAAGCTTCTTCCGTAAAGTCGGTGAGCATGTTTGTTTCCGGAAAGGTGCCTGCGTTGTTGATGAGGATATCCAGTTTGCCATACTGCTTTACGGCCAGCTGTACACAGCTCTCAGCATTGGACAGTACTGACAGATCGCCGGTGTAATGGATGGCCGTGCCGCCCTCCTCCTGTATTTCCCGGGCCACTTCTTCTACCGGGTCTTCTGAAAAACCGGCCACAATCACCTTGGCACCTTCCTGTGCAAACTTCTTACATATGGCTTCGCCAATACCCGAGCCGCCGCCGGTTACGATAGCCACTTTTCCTTCCAGTCTGTTTCCCATGTTGTTTTCGTTTAAGTTCGTACTCCTTTTTATTCCATTAGTAACGATAAACAGGTATAGCGGCTAAAGGTGTCGGGAAAATGGTGAAGGGCCACACGTTTTTAGTTATTTAGCGTATGCCAAAGTAAAGCACCTGCGCACCCAAAAAAATCAACTTAACAACAGCACGGAATTTATGAGCTTTTTATACAACACGCAGGCCGACAAAGTAGCAGAGCAACTGGAAACACCGCATCTGTTGCTGCGCCCGTACGAGGAAAAAGATGCCGGCGATTTTATGCGCCTGCTGCAAGAGAACCCCACGGCGCTAAGCCCGGCTTTTGGCGGCCGGCGGGCCCGCGTACATGCGCTGGAAGATGCCCGCCTGCAGGTACAACAACTGCGCTCCGATTGGGACACACGCCGCACCTTTGACTTTGGCGTTTGGCTGAAAGAAAGCGAACGCTACATTGGCGATGTGGCCTTGAAGAACCTGGACCGTAGTATACCCAAAGCCGAACTGGGGCTATACTTCAGCGACTGGCCCAATACGCACGATCTGGCACAGGAAGCCCTGCACGCGGTAATGGAATTTGCTTTTGACCAGCTGGGCATGAACAAAGTATACCTGCGCTGCACCAACAGCAACAACTTTTATGGCGAACTGGCCCAGACCTGCGGCTTTGCGAAAGAAGGACTGCTGCGCAGTGATTACCGGGGCGCCGACTCCGACGAACTGCTGGACCTGTGCTATTACGGCATTACCCGCAAAGACTTTGAGAAGACACAGCAAAAGAGCAGCGCCAGTTCGGAAGCCCTGGCATAAAAGAAGCACGACAAATGACGAAGGACTTTATAGTATGGCTGACGCTTTTAGCGCAGGGGTTGCTTACCTTTTAGGATGGGCTAAAAAGAAATCGGTATCAAAGGTCAGGTACAGGGCATTGGAGAATTCCAGTTGCGGATCGTCCAGGTCTATGACCGGTTCGAGCCGCAGTGAGAGGTAAAGGTTATCGAACAGCTCGAAGTCTTTCATCAGGCGCAGGATCAAGAGGCGCCGTTCAGGCTGCAGGTAATCCGGGTTTTTAAAGGTGGTGGAAGCGGACTGGTAAAGCTGCCCGCCCAGTTCGGAGATATACCCATCGCCCTGCCAGTAGCTCAGCATCACATCCTGGTACTTTGTATCGACACCAATATTGAGGTACAGGCCATGGCCCTGCTCATAGGGCTTCAGGCGCGTGTTGGAAAAGTCTTTGAAGCCGACCAGGTAGTTTTTGGTATACAGGCGGTGCAGCACCTTGTTAATATACCTTTTCTCCAGCTCCACGCCTACTGCCGCATTGGCCAGCGTTACCAGGGGCAGCTCCGAGGCATCAAACTGGCCGCCTTTGTGCTGGGCCGTAAACTGCACGGGCAAAGTCAGGCGCAGGCTGTCTCCTGCGTTTTGCGCACTTTCCCGCGATAGCAGCGTAAAAGCCGCTACAGCCCCGCCATGTAGCTGCTCCTGGTCATCTTCGCCGCGGTAAAGCATGTGCACCCAATCGATCCAGGTATCCAATTTTACGGCGTCGGAGGCTAGCTTATACTGCACCCCGTTTTCGAGGCGGTTGGTCATCACCCGTTCAAAATCATACAAGGGCTCTATATAGCCGTGGGCCAGGTTTCCCTCCAGCGTACCAAACAGCAGCGTACCTTTCTCGCCCTGCACCTTGATAGTAAAGGTGGGCACCACGTCGTGGTAGCCGTTGCTACCAAAATCTTTCCACAACAAAGCACCCGCTTCTACGCGTACATTTCCGGAAGGAAAATAAATGAGCCTGGGGTTCAGGTGATAGCCAAATAAAGTATAGCCGTCGGCAATTTTATTGAAGTACTCGTTGTTCTTAGTAAAGCCGAAAGCATAGAGGCCAAACCTAAGCTCATTAGCATTTTCAGATTTTACCGGCAGCTGCTGCTCCAGCACGGTGTTGTTTAATTGCGCAGTGGCTAACCCGCTGTTAAACAAAATAAAAACAAACATTACCAGCTTAAAAAAGCGCATAAAAAAG
This window contains:
- a CDS encoding SDR family NAD(P)-dependent oxidoreductase, coding for MGNRLEGKVAIVTGGGSGIGEAICKKFAQEGAKVIVAGFSEDPVEEVAREIQEEGGTAIHYTGDLSVLSNAESCVQLAVKQYGKLDILINNAGTFPETNMLTDFTEEAFDYLLKNNIRTAFAMSKAALPELQKTRGNIVSAGSESGALGLAQNAPYGGTKGFIHAFAKGLAAEQAQKGVRSNIVAPGPIDTGWTHKETGPMDSQMEQMVTKGTLMGRRGTPEEVANVYLFLASDEASYVTGAIFPVDGGTLIAKGPAGDQAAESMKAQPDGKLKLKHSRESHTSIRSQDA
- a CDS encoding GNAT family N-acetyltransferase encodes the protein MSFLYNTQADKVAEQLETPHLLLRPYEEKDAGDFMRLLQENPTALSPAFGGRRARVHALEDARLQVQQLRSDWDTRRTFDFGVWLKESERYIGDVALKNLDRSIPKAELGLYFSDWPNTHDLAQEALHAVMEFAFDQLGMNKVYLRCTNSNNFYGELAQTCGFAKEGLLRSDYRGADSDELLDLCYYGITRKDFEKTQQKSSASSEALA